The Girardinichthys multiradiatus isolate DD_20200921_A chromosome 7, DD_fGirMul_XY1, whole genome shotgun sequence region TGGGAACATTAATCCCTTCAAAGGAACAGATCTAATTCAAAATCTGCTGCTCCAAACTAGTTGAGAGGACAGTGATTGTTTCTGCAGGGAAGCTAGATAAAGATCAGAGAGCTAAACTGCAAACTTCCAATTCTCAACTTCTACCACAAAAGTTTTTGGATCTTATGAAAGCTGCATAGTTTCACCTTCATTATACCCtctgaaacaaaacagcagATATGTTATTTCATATACATTTGTGGGGAATTAGCTTTTTTCACATAATCCACCTGTGTTCCACTTTTAAGGCcaatattattgttattaggATCTTAAAACACTGGAGACCTGATTGAACTAAAATGGTTACTCTTTATCCAGCCACAACGTGTATGTATAATAAGGGTCCACATACCCCTATATAGGTATCAATTGACAAAGCCAGCCTATGTGGGTCTTAGCTTGCTATGGGTTTTGAGTTGGTTCAAATTATGCAACACACTGAGCACCCATATGCATCCCACTCTTAACCAAAAACTGCTTTGCATCAAACCTACAGGCAATTAACTTGGGGTCATTATGTAACTCTTGACCTTCTGGGTGTCATGATTGGAGGTGATTGAAGACCAAAATGGCAACAGGACATAAGCAGATGCTTGATggtaaacaaataatttaatgaGCAGAATTCAGAACACCCAGCAACATGAAGCAACCAAACTTGGGAACCAAGACGTGCGCAACAGCAGAATCCAGtgaagaagaaacagaaaccaggaacttaaatacagcGTGAATGAAATAAACTAAATGAAAACCAGGTGAGTTCAAGAGTCCAAGAACCACAAAAAAATTTACCCGAACCCGGATGGGGAGAGGGGCCTCGGAATGAGagaaaaatcaaaaaagaaaaccgAGAGGTCAAGCGGGCGACCAGTGGAGGCACACAGTCCTGGAGGCTGGCAGAAGAGGCCGGGAATTTTGGAGTCAGGTGGGGGCAATGAAGTCTTGGAGGCTGGCCGAGGAGCTCCCTGTCATGATTCACAACTGTCCTATATCAGACTTTACAACATGGGAACATTATGTAACCCTTGGACAATCAAATCTTAGTTCTTTTATTCAACCTTTTATTGCACctgtcgcctcggcgtgttggtgcgcattgttttgttttgttttttgctttaaaacggtcttctgtgatggtatccggagctctctcaccagagaagaactcatgaacatcagggctactacaccagaggagttatttcccacttttctgcctactgctctggaatttttggacattctggtcaaaggttccgctcacctttgttcacgaggtgaaacgccggaagagagggaaacgggctggggtgctggtacgacttcgccagcgtggactacgaacaccgttacctggaatatttctctctaacgtgcgctcacttcccaacaaaatggaggaactacaactgttgttggggaaaaacagggacttttattcatcggcagttttgtgcttcacggagacgtggctgtgtggattaataccggactctgcgctgcagctggcaggattccagctctacagagcggacagagacacggaactctccggcaaagcgaaaggtggaggaatctgtttttacctcaacagtggttggtgcaacgacgtgacagtgattcagcagcactgttctccagacctggaaaccttcatcataaactgtaagcctttctattccccccgtgagttcgcttcgttcatcctggtcggtgtttacatcccgccgcaagctaacgtgcaggtctcacagcgcatgctcgccgaccagatactgagtgtggagcggaccaacccggactccttagtaatcgttgTTGGTGagtttaacaaaggtaatctcacccatgaactccccaaatacagacagtttataaaatgtccgaccagagaggacaacattctggatcactgttacaccaccatcagagacacTTATCACGccatcccacgtgctgcactgggccaatccgaccacatcatggtccacctgattcctgcatacaggcagaaactaaagctctgcaaacctgttgtgaggacgacaaggaagtggagcagtgaggctgtggagaatctccaggcgtgtttaggctgtacagactgggatgtgttcaggactactaccaacagtctggacgagtacacagaggctgtgacttcctacatcagcttctgtgaggacagctgtgtaccatcatgcaccagggtgagttacaacaacgacaaaccctggttcacagctaaactcagaaggttaagactggataaggaagaggccttcaggagtggggacaaagacatatacagagaggctaagtacaagtttggcaaggcagtgaaagaggccaaacgactgtactctgagaagctccaaaaccagttctcagccaacgactctgcgtctgtctggaaagggctcaagcaaatcaccaactacaagccgaaagccccccactccatcaacgaccgacgcctcgccaacgacctgaacgagttctactgccgctttgaaagacaaagggacagtcctgcaaccatctcccacgacgccccccaacagctgcagccacaatccaccacccccatctctccaacctcaagaggggccttggcacctccaacccccaccctgaagttcccccccaccagccccctacccacgccgaggacggctctttccatccaggagagggacgtcaacaaactcttcaggagacagaacccccggaaagctgctggtccggattctgtctcaccagccagcctgaagcactacgctgatcagctgtctccagtcttcacagacatttttaacacctcactggagacatgtcatgtgccagcctgcttcaagtcctccaccatcgtccctgttcccaagaagccaaggaccacagggcttaatgacttcagacccgtcgccctgacctctgtggtgatgaagtcctttgagcgccttgtgctctcacacctaaaagacatcaccgaccccctccttgacccctgcagtttgcctacagagccaacaggtctgtagatgatgcagtcaacctagcccttcacttcatcctccggcacctggactccacaggaacctacgccaggatcctgtttgtggatttcagctctgccttcaacaccatcgtcccagttctgctacaggagaagctctcccagctgagtgtgcccgactccacctgcaggtggttcactgacttcctgtctgacaggaagcagcgcgtgaggctggggaagcacgtctctgactccctgaccatcagcaccggttccccccaaggctgtgttctctctcctctgctcttctccctgtacaccaacagctgcacctccagtcaccagtctgtcaagcttctgaagtttgcggacgacaccaccctgatcggactcatctctgatggtgatgagtctgtgtacagatgggaggtggaccatctgttggactggtgcagccagaacaaccttgagctcaacgctctaaagacagtggagatggttgtgaacttcaggcagaacccagccccacctgcccccatcaccctctgtgactccacaattgacaccgtggaatctttccgcttcctgggaaccatcatctcccaggatctcaagtgggagccaaacatcagctccctcatcaagaaagcccagcagaggatgttcttcctgcggcagctgaagaaattcaacctgccaaagactatgatggtgcacttctacacagccatcattgagtccatcctcacctcctccatcaccatctggtacgccgctgctacagccaaggataagggcaggctgcagcgtgtcattcggtctgctgagaaggtgattggctgcagtctactgtcgctccaggaactgtacacctccaggaccctgaagcgggccgggaagattctggctgatccctcccaccccggtcacagactctttgagactctcccctctggcaggaggctgcggtccatccggaccaaaacctcacgccacaagaacagttttttcccatctgccaccagcctggttaacaaagcccggaaaccaccctgacactctccctttcccccacaccccccttttttgctgacaggacacctgtaacctgcaactctatgtgttacattaacgctcagcttggactcctgctttacttgcactgctttacttgcacaatgatcacctgcactgttgtattgctcttgcatcttatactgctctatatttactctcactcacttaaaactgtgcacatatatttatattacagtgtagatatgtttatactgtttaatttgtactgtattgcaccgactacgccaaaacaaattccttgtatgtccaaaaacgtacttggcaataaagattttctgattctgattctgattctgattctgattacatGCACCTGATTTCTTTTCATCTCTgttgtacactgctcaaaaaaataaagggaacactcaaataacacatcctagatctgaatgaatgaaatattctcattgaatactttgttctgtacaaagttgaatgtgctgacaacaaaaacacacaaatcatcagttgaaatcaaatttattaatcaatggaggcctggatttgaagtcacacacaaacttaaagtggaaaaacacactacaggctgatccaactttgatgtaatgtccttaaaacaagtcaaaatgaggctcagtattgtgtgtggcctccacgtgtctgtatgacctccctacaacgcctgagcatgctcctgatgagacggcggatggtctcctgagggatctcctcccagacctggactaaagcatccgccaactcctggacagtctgtggtgcatcgtgacgttggtggatggagcgagacatgatgtcccagatgtgctcagtcggattcaggtctggggaacgggcgggccagtccatagcttcaatgtcttcatcttgcaggaactactgacacactccagccacatgaggtctagcattgtcctgcaataggaggaacccagggccaaccgcaccagcatatggtctcacaaggggtctgaggatctcatctcggtacctaatggcagtcaggctacctctggcgagcacatggagggccatgcggccctcaaaagaaatgccaccccacaccattactgacccactgccaaaccggtcatgctgaaggatgttgcaggcagcagatcgctctccacggtgtctccagactctgtcacatctgtcacatgtgctcagtgtgaaccagctttcatctgtgaagagctcagggcgtcagtggcaaatttgccaatcctggtgttctctggcaaatgccaagcgtcctgcacggtgttgggctgtgagcacaaccaccatttgtggacgtcaggccatcataccatcctcatggagtcggtttctaaccgtttgtgcagacacatgcacatttgtggcctgctggaggtcattttgcagggctctggcagtgctcctcctgttcctccttgcacaaaggtggaggtagcggtcctgctgctgggttgttgccctcctacggcctcctccatgtctcctggtgtactggcctgtctcctggcagcgcctccaggttctggacactacgctgacagacacagcaaaccttcttgccacagctcacattgatgtgccatcctggatgagctgcactacctgagccacttgtgtgggttgtagagtccgtctcatgctaccacgagtgtgaaagcaccaccaacattcaaaagtgaccaaaacatcagccagaaagcataagtactgagaagtggtctgtggtccccacctgcagaaccactcctttattgagtgtcttgctaatcgccaaatattttcccctgttgtctattccatttgaacaacatcatgtgaaattgattgtcaatcagtgttgcttcctaaatggacagtttgatttcacagaagtttgatttacttggagttatattgtgttgtttaagtgttccctttatttttttgagcagtgtatttaattccgtgttttctttttcctcattGTCAGGTCACCTGTTATCCGGATTCCTGTGCTTCTTTTGTTGTTCTGTGAGTTTTTATTGAGATGTATACATTCACTTTGCATCTGCCAATGTCCTGTTTCCACTTTGGTCCTTCACCACCACACACTGGGACATTTCCACTCTTAAGGATAGGCTCTTATTGGTATTGCAAATTGCATTGCTTAATAAATATTGAAGAGCTTTAGTTTAAGTAAGCTTCTGATAAAACAACTGATTCACATAAAAATAAGCTCCCATTCCACTATGTTTTAAGATAAAAACAAGGCCCGTGATTCTTGATGTTAAAAACTGTAACTCAAATGCATCATATGGAACCAACAACCTCTGCGACTGTgtctcagtaggaagagtagttgtcttgcaatcagaaggttgtgggttcaattccagcttcctcctgccataggtcgatgtgcccctgggcaaggcacttaacctcaagttgcctaccgatctgcatatcggtaTATGAAtatgtgagtgttagtgagtgcaattgggtgaatgtggctctagtgtaaagcgctttgagcggtctgtatgactggaaaagcgctatatgagttcagtccatttaccatttatgcTAATCTATCCTGGATTTAATTTGTTCATACTGCTTGTGTTTCTATTGCTGTATAGCAAATTAAGCTTTTAGTTTACAGGAATTTcacctctcacacacacactcaggtAAGATCAGAGTTCGAGACATGTAGGAATGATGTCTGAGCGATGAACAAGTGAGAAGCACTTCCTTTTCAAGCATATCTCTCTGGTCACCTGACCACTTATCTGCCATTAAGATATCTAAGTGAAGCTTTTTTGGGAAACCTGAGGTTACTTAAAAAGTAACTTTTTATCAATTACTTTGTAGCCAAAATGTTTTGGGCCCCATATGGATTTTGCTGAGACTCACAATGGGTTTCTGTATGGGACCCATTGTTTTGAATGAATAAAAGTGCTACTGgctaaattttgtttttctgcaggcTCTTAATTTCATAGCAAATTGCATtgcttcataaaaataaaagatatatACATTTGGGAATGCTTCTGATAAAGCAGCCaactaaaatgaaataattaagtATGGGCCCCATATGTAAATACTGGCTGGGAGGAAATAGGTTCAATAATGGACCCAACATTAGATTGTCAATATGGGCCCTATGTGCATTGCGCTTTTTGAACTGATTCTCTTAATGCCTATTGGAGACCAGCTAAGACCCATATAGGATTCCCAAGTGGTTTTGCCAATACATGCTCTAATTGGCCAACCTAATTTGGTCATAAACAAGTAGATCATTCTGAATAAGACCAACTTGGTACCTATCCAGCCTAAACAAAATCCATATGGGGACCACATATATCAAAGTTGGCTGGGTATGGGTGTTAACTTGAATTACTGTTGTAGGCTCCTATTGTTGTTACAAATTCCATTGTTTAATTAGgatagaaaaaaatctaaattaaaattaGAATCTGATAAAATAGATGATTGAAATAAATGATTATATCCTTTCTAATGCCAACCTATGGTTCAAAGGCACAACAACAAGAAATTTGAATCCATATAAGAAATTTAGATTCTTCAGAGATTAGAACTTCATGTAGAGTCACTTGATTTTGGTCTCTTTCCCTCCATCAAACAACGCAGCCAAAACGCTATTGGAGATCTCCAGAGATAACAATGTCACATTGTCACATAGGCTTCTGCTACAAATCCTTAATTACAAAAAGAGGATCAGATGACTACAGCATCCAATGCCGGGGTCTCCAGGCGGCGCGGGGGTCTTTGATCAAGAAAATCCAATTATTTGTGTATATACATTTCCCACATAGTGATTACTTCATTAATTGTCCCGCCTTTATCTCCTCCCTTCCCAGCCCCCCTAATAATCAGCTCCTTTATCCAGACCAACAAACACACCATAGGAGCTTTGTGGATTCAAAGGATTTGCTTTCCCCTCTCAAAGAGCCGCCATTCTTTGATGATTGGGCAGCGGCAAACTTCAAAGTAATAAATCTTATTTCTGACTGGCTGGCGGCCCACCAAAGTCCTTATCAAATTCTAAGAAGTGATCCCTCACTCTTCAGATAGACCGAGGATATATCGGAGAGAGGAGGCACTGGAGAGTGAAGACCTGCCCCGACAAGAAcctattttttcttcttttttttttctttttttgctctgAAGGCCACATATTCATCAAAATTAGCgcgtttatttattattagtttGCATCGGGAGGAGGAGGACGCGCACCATGGCAGCGGTGGCTGTTCTGCGGAATGAAACACTGCAAGCTTTTCTCCAGGTTTGTACGcaactttcttttttactttgagCGCTTTGGGATCGTAAACGCGGACATGTTATAAAAACtgacactttttctttctttaacaaAATAAGGAAAGGAAATGGTTGAAGTGCACATTTTTCTTAACGTTTGCCTCTTATTGTTGAAACCAATTATTAGACTTAGAAATGATCTCTTAGAATATTAATAAAGGACTTTTTAAAGTAGAAAGGGATGCATTtgtctgtatttgtttttgccTTATAGAGTTGAAAGTGAATGAATCTGTGGGGTTTCTTGTTTTACTCCGACCAGGATACTCCTGCAAAAAGTTTATTATtctcaatttgttttttttttgtttttttttctccttctttccTGTTAGACTCCGctgtatattttaaaaagttggattttggtttatttttgtgtttgggGGCAGTTTTATCCATTAAATGTCTTTTCATTGTGTTTCTGTCCTCCAGGATCGCACTCCAAACTCCTCTCCAGAGAACTGTAAGCACTCTCCGCTGGCGCTCCTTGCCGCCACATGTAACCGGATCGGACATCACCACGGATCCAACCACCCAGATTTCCTCTCAGTCCCCTACGATCCCACTCTGGGCTCCCCTTCGCGTTTATTTCACCCATGGACTAACGAGGGGAGCCCCCAAAGCAGCCTGGTCGGCAACTCTACTTTCGGACTATCTTCCAAGTCTCAGCTGTCTGCGCACATCCAGAGCTCCTTTAGCTCCCACCACGAACTGCCCCTCACGCCTCCGGCAGACCCTTCCTACCCCTATGATTTCTCCCCGGTTAAGATGTTACCTTGCTCCATGCAGTCCCTCCAGTCCACCTGTCCTCCCACCTACGTCCCTGCGGTCAGCTACGCAGCTCCGGCGCCCATCCCGCCCCAGATGCCGGGCTTCGTGACGGGACCGTCCGGCCTGGTCCACCAGCAGCAGAAACAGTTATCCCCTAACCCCGGGGAGGACATCCCGTGGTGGAGCCTGCAGCAGGGGAACCACGTCAGCCACTCTTCCTCTCTGGGTCCCCACCGCTTCCAGCTGCAGAGAGGCTTGGTGCTGGGGCACACGGACTTTGCGCAATACCAGACGCAAATCGCCGCTCTGCTGCACAGCAAATCCCCCCTTGCGACAGCGCGGAGGTGCAGGCGGTGCAGGTGTCCCAACTGCCAGTCCTCCACCTCCACTGACGAGCCCGGCAAAAAGAAGCAGCACATCTGCCACATCCCCGGCTGCGGGAAGGTGTACGGGAAGACGTCGCACCTGAAGGCGCACCTGCGCTGGCACACCGGGGAGCGGCCGTTCGTCTGCAACTGGCTCTTCTGCGGCAAGAGGTTCACCAGGTCGGACGAGCTGCAGAGACACCTGAGGACTCACACGGGGGAGAAGCGCTTCGTGTGCCCGGACTGCTGCAAGAGGTTCATGAGGAGCGACCATCTAGCCAAACACGTGAAAACGCACCAGAATAAGAGGAGCAAGTGCCACGAGAAGACACTTGACCATGTCAAGAGAGAGGACACCAGGAATATGTTGTAACACGGCTCACTGCGCCCCATTTCGTACCCAAATGTTGCCATTTCGTACCTACATACTGTGGTACTGCTTATCAGCCTGTaggttttgtcatgttacaaagataataaattataaaaatggtcaaatttgacttttaatttaattaatctgcCAATCATTTTCTGAAGAAACTCTATTTCCATTGAGTGTTGTGCTGATCCATTTTTAGACCAATCTGCTCTTATGAAGACTAACCTTGTGTGAGCCCTGATCCAACCTCCTCCTTAAAAATGATATATACGAGTCATAAAATTACCTTCCAGTAGACCACGAGTAGAAAAAGGACAATTACCTGAATTCATCAGCTGTCAGTTGCAGGTACGAAATGACAAAAAGTACGAAATGGCAAGGGAGCAAACTGACCAGCTCTCTTTAAGGTTCAACACACCTGCTAGTTATTTCCAGCTGTAGACATTTAATACCATTAGTGCAATACAGTCAGTCATTAGTTAAAGTGCACATtaagctgcattttttttttacagaatattcaAATTATTTGAGTTGATTTCTTACATCTTGGCCGTAGTTTTTAACTCTGCTGGTCTGTGTGGCACATTTCTCTCTGTGTGTATAAAGTTTAACAAGTTCATCTGAGAGGTACAAACAAGTTTGGGTTCTTCGCTGTTTATATCACATCCAAGAAAAGACAAGTTTTATGACTTGTGTTTTGATCCATTGTCTTCGGTGGAAGATTTCACTCCCCTGTAAATTCTATTTAATAGCTTTTGTTGAATGAAAGTGTCTGTTTTTTGCTCCATATGggggtgttttattttattttttaaagaagcaTGCTCTTGAAAAGATCTGCTATTGTTGCCATGACCCAAAATACTGTGTGAGAATAAAAGTTATAACATTTTCCCTCATCTAAGGAGTTTGATTCGGTTGTATCACTGAGTATGCaacaagatttgttttttatattttacccgAAAAAAATCTACATGAGCTGcaaaaactgttgaaaataTACAATTGAAAAAAATCCTTTGATCCATTTCCAATTATTAATTTTATGggataaaactaaaaactctTTATTATGTCTATTGTTAATTCTTGTGGTTTAGAGTCTCAGTGAAATACAATTTGGATCTGTTGCTTAAGTCTATCAgttttgcttatttttaaagatataaCTGAAATGCTATGTTGTTGTAAGAAAATGTTCAGAATAAGTTctgtatttttcaaaatttaaagGCATCAAAATACAAGCTGTTTAAGATATGTTTGaatagcttttatttattaatacaaCAGATTTTAATAACAATATACGGCTTTTAGAGGTGAAAATGTGATGCACCAGTTGAGCAAAATCTCCTTGAGTGTTTCAGGTATTCCTGCTTCTAATCCGCAATTAATATTGGCAGCCTGATGTTCAAGATCCTctgaatacatttatatttgttttagcaGATTCTTTTAATATTGTATTGACCGTCTCTTAAGGGTCAATTTGTTTAGTGCAGGAGTGATATTATTGGCTGAGAGGAAACCAAGAATCACTGGATTTATTTCGCAGAGTTAGACAAAGAAAATATTCAGCAGCTTTCAGGAAATCAGGGATCCTTAATAGACGTTTAATGCAAATTTCATTCAGGTCAGCAAAAGATAAGGAAGCTTTTAACAGTCTCTTATTTTTAAGGGCGCCTCTGTCTGCTACAGGTGGCACATTTATACAGTTCTCAAAGGAAACTCAAGTGTTTTATCTTGACCTTCTTCAccctctttttaaaattttgttttaaatttccaATGCCAAAGTTCTTGAGTCCATGATAATGATCAGCATAAAGGAGACGCAATGAAACACTTTATATCTAACAGATCCAAAGCCCTAATCAACGACTGATCCATCTGCTCCAGCCGTTCAGTAAGTAAAGTCCTTCTGCTCTCATGTCTGAGATCAATGAAATTGTCAGGCTGAAAGCTGCCATTCAGGGAAGTTTCAGCTGGcagttttttgattgttttttttttatttgcctcaacagcgccccctttTGTACGTTTTGTAAGGCCCAttgtttaaaaaatcattaagaATTAGAGTGCATATTATCCTAGAGTAATCTATCTGTTTTAAATCTTACTACCcactgtgttttcatcaaggaaACATACTGCAGTTTTATAGATCAGTGAAAGAGTCTTTAACAGTCAATTAGTTTAATCTAAAGACTGATCCTACACCTAAATGCAAACCAGTAGATCCATACGTGATTTAtgtcatgtttgctgtttttactGTTGTTCTGGTTGGTTACAATCTTTTCTTTAACAGTAGTGCCTGTTAATCAATTcctaaaaatgcagtttgtgtTAATAATCTTTACTAATGAGCTGTTTACATTAGTATGAATGATAATGatttcagtgtttgtttcatttgcaGCTGATTTATAGGTTCTAACATATTGTTCTGCGGTTACCTGCAAGAT contains the following coding sequences:
- the sp5a gene encoding transcription factor Sp5a produces the protein MAAVAVLRNETLQAFLQDRTPNSSPENCKHSPLALLAATCNRIGHHHGSNHPDFLSVPYDPTLGSPSRLFHPWTNEGSPQSSLVGNSTFGLSSKSQLSAHIQSSFSSHHELPLTPPADPSYPYDFSPVKMLPCSMQSLQSTCPPTYVPAVSYAAPAPIPPQMPGFVTGPSGLVHQQQKQLSPNPGEDIPWWSLQQGNHVSHSSSLGPHRFQLQRGLVLGHTDFAQYQTQIAALLHSKSPLATARRCRRCRCPNCQSSTSTDEPGKKKQHICHIPGCGKVYGKTSHLKAHLRWHTGERPFVCNWLFCGKRFTRSDELQRHLRTHTGEKRFVCPDCCKRFMRSDHLAKHVKTHQNKRSKCHEKTLDHVKREDTRNML